In the genome of Ureibacillus sp. FSL W7-1570, the window GCCATATTCACTTTCTGATGTTCCCCTGCCATCTTTCTTGCCAGGCGATCGATCATGACTTCTTCCTGCTTGTGCACATACACTTCTCCCTGCATATCGTCTTGAACATAAAAGGAGTCGCCATAAACGTATAATGGAGCCTTTTCAGCAGTCGCCTTCCGCTTTACGACGGAAAAGGCTTCTTCCGGCAAACTTCCGGCAATGACAGGTTTGCCGCATTTAATGATGCCCGCTTTATGATAAGCGATTTGTTCAATGGTATTGCCCAAAATTCGGGTATGGTCATATGCAATGCTTGTAATGACGGAAACCAGTGGAGTCACCACATTTGTGCTGTCTTCCAATCCGCCTAATCCGGTTTCCAACAGAACCAGATCCACTTTTTCATTTGCAAAATGGAGAAAAGCCGCGCAGGTAAGCAGCTCAAAATCCGTTAAGAGGCCGCTCACCCCCGCTTTTTTCATTTGCTGAAATACAATGTCCATTTGTTCTTGAGTGATCGGCTTGCCATTCACTTGAATTTGGTCATGCACATCCACAATGCAAGGGGATGTGAATTTTCCCACTGAAAGCCCGTGATGAAGGGCAATTTGTTCCAGAAAGGCAATGGTGGAGCCTTTCCCGTTCGTCCCTGCCAAGTGGACAACCCGGAGATGCTTGTGAGGGTTTTGTAAAAGGGTCAACGCTTTTTTCATTCCCTCCAATCCCGGTTTAATGGCAGGGTCGCTTTCCACATTCCATTTTTCTTTATATTGGTCAAAGTTCAATATCATAAGCTTCTTTCCTTCGCTTTTAGAAATTTCCGCACTTCCGCGATAAAAAAGATGGACCCCGTCACAATCAGCAGTTCATCCTTTTGAAGCTTTTCCATTTCTTTTGCCACCAGCTCCTTCCAGTTTTCATTCACCACTACGGAAGGATGTTTTGAATGGCTGGCCAATTCCTTTGCCTTTGCAGACCGCGGTATGGGAAGTTCCGTGAAAAAGATGGCATGGGCCGCTTCATCCAAAATCGAGATACTCCCGATATAATCTTTATCACTCATCACAGAGTAGATGAACTTATACTTTTGGTTCGGGTATTGCCTGATAAGGGTGTCGATTAAGGCTTGTGTCCCTTCCGGATTATGGGAACCGTCCAAAATGATTTGCCCGCCAATTTGTTCGAAACGCCCCGGCCAAAAGGCATTTTCCAATGCGGATTGAATCCGTTGATCGGTAAAACGGGTAAATCCCATGCTTCTTAAAATCGTTGCAGCGGTCAAAGCGCAACTAGCATTGGCAATTTGATGCGCCCCCAGCATTTGTAAAGCAACATTGTATTTCACATTTCCTAATTGGTATGTAAAATGCTGCTTATTATTCAACATGCGAATATCTGTGGCAAAGAAATCTTCTCCGTAGATGAAAAGGGGTGCGTTTTTTTGTTCCGCTTCAAGTTGAATGACTTCCAATGCATCTTTGTCAGTTACAGCAGTCACCACCGGAACATTTCTTTTAATGATGCCCGCCTTTTGATAGGCAATTTCTTTATGCGTGTTCCCCAGTATGTGGGTGTGATCGAGCGACACCGTTGTAATGATGGAGCAAAGGGGCGTGATGACATTTGTGCAGTCAAAACGGCCGCCAATTCCCGCTTCAATAAGTGCGATATCTGTCTGTTCTTCCGCAAAGTACATGAAAGCAATGAGCGTCATCAATTCAAAAAAGCTCGGATATTCTCCGTCGATTTGTTCAATGATTTGAAATAAATGATTGGCAAGGGCTAAAAACCGTTCATCCGAAATTTCCTCCCCATTGATTGTAATGCGTTCATTCACCCTTTCCAAATGGGGGGATGTAAAAGCTCCAACTTTATATCCTGCCTGCTGCAGCATCTCTCTTAAATAATTGACGGTGGAACCTTTTCCATTGGAACCGGCGATATGAATAAAAGGCACCTTTTCATGCGGATTGTTGAGCTCAGGCAAAATTTTGTTCATCGCATGAAAAGGCTCCCCTTTATGTATTTCTGCCCGTAAGCCGTACATAAACTTTATGCATTCTTCCATTGATGTAAACAAAATGAATCCGCCTCCTAACCTCCCCTTATTTTACTCCAAAAGCGGTGGTGTGGCATTAAAAATGGTAAGACTGATGCCATCTCATACGCGAATGACGCTCATCTTTTTTGGGTGATTCGCCTCTTTTGAAAATATTTCATTGATCGGACGGTTTGATCCCCGGATTTGTGCGGATGCAGCTTGATCGGTTAATTTCTCCTGCTTTCGCGGATGGTTCTTTTGCTTGCTCGGATGACTACCCTGCTTGCTCAGATAATTCCTCCTCTTTTGCTCGGATGACTCACTTGATCGGCTAACCCACAGTTCCTAGTATAATTCCCCCGCTCACCCAAATGGCTATCCAATGACCCAAAATCCAAGGGACTTATCCAATACCGCCGTTCATCCAACAAAAATTCGCCAAACCGATGTTTCCATCGATCCGGCGAATTTCAATTCAACACGGCTTTATTTCATGTTTTTTAACTCATCCAAACGTTTTTTCACTGTATCGTATTTTTCTTGGTAATCCGCAAGTTTTTCGCGTTCTTTCGCAACGAGCGCTTCCGGTGCCTTTTTCACGAAATTCTCATTGGAAAGTTTGCCGGATACCAATTTCACTTCTTTCGCCCATTTATCCAATTCTTTTTCGAGGCGGGCAATTTCTTCTTCCAAATTGATTAATCCTGCAAGCGGCAAGAACAATTCCGCTCCGGTAACAACGGCTGTCATCGCTTTTTCAGGGGCTTCCACTTCCACCCCGATCACCAATTGATCAGGATTGCAGAATCTTTCAATATACGCTTTATTATCTTCCAGGATTTTTACCGTTTCCGCATCTTTCGCTTTAATGAATAGCGACACTTTTTTACTGATTGGCGTATTCACTTCTGCACGGATATTGCGCACGGAACGTATAATGTCCATAAGAAGTTTCATATGGCCGGACTCTTCTTTGAAATCAAATTCCGGTCTCACTTTTGGCCATTCGGCAACGGCAATGGATTCGCCTTCATGCGGAAGATGTTGCCAAATTTCTTCCGTAATAAATGGCATCATTGGATGAAGCAGACGCATCGTGTTGTCAAGCACATAAGCCAATACTGAACGGGTCGTGAGTTTAGCCGCTTCATCATCGCCATATAAAGGAAGTTTCGCCATTTCAATATACCATGAACAGAAGTCGTCCCAGATGAAGTTATACAATTCACGTCCCACTTCACCAAATTCATAACGTTCCGCCAAATCCGTCACTTTCTCAATCGTTTCATTCAAACGGGTTAAAATCCATTTATCGCTGACATTTAATTCGCCTGTCAAATCGATTTCTTCGTATTTCAAACCGTTCATGTTCATAAGCGCAAAACGGGATGCGTTCCAAATTTTGTTCGCAAAATTCCAGATTGCTTCCACTTTTTCGTTTGTGTAACGGAGGTCTTGGCCTGGTGTAGAACCTGTTGCCAAGAAGTAGCGTAAAGAGT includes:
- a CDS encoding folylpolyglutamate synthase/dihydrofolate synthase family protein, which codes for MILNFDQYKEKWNVESDPAIKPGLEGMKKALTLLQNPHKHLRVVHLAGTNGKGSTIAFLEQIALHHGLSVGKFTSPCIVDVHDQIQVNGKPITQEQMDIVFQQMKKAGVSGLLTDFELLTCAAFLHFANEKVDLVLLETGLGGLEDSTNVVTPLVSVITSIAYDHTRILGNTIEQIAYHKAGIIKCGKPVIAGSLPEEAFSVVKRKATAEKAPLYVYGDSFYVQDDMQGEVYVHKQEEVMIDRLARKMAGEHQKVNMALAISAFLEVAKIFQLEVSKESIRKGVEMTSLAGRFERVLPNVYFDGAHNPASVEKLVETIKRRFPDDTIRFVVGMVKDKDIEQVLRLLESVGDEFYFVDFENPRAAKAEDLLCLSHAKKKEKLQEIIPFIQSAGNFDGITFVTGSLYLLAEIRNGLIDATHES
- a CDS encoding folylpolyglutamate synthase/dihydrofolate synthase family protein encodes the protein MFTSMEECIKFMYGLRAEIHKGEPFHAMNKILPELNNPHEKVPFIHIAGSNGKGSTVNYLREMLQQAGYKVGAFTSPHLERVNERITINGEEISDERFLALANHLFQIIEQIDGEYPSFFELMTLIAFMYFAEEQTDIALIEAGIGGRFDCTNVITPLCSIITTVSLDHTHILGNTHKEIAYQKAGIIKRNVPVVTAVTDKDALEVIQLEAEQKNAPLFIYGEDFFATDIRMLNNKQHFTYQLGNVKYNVALQMLGAHQIANASCALTAATILRSMGFTRFTDQRIQSALENAFWPGRFEQIGGQIILDGSHNPEGTQALIDTLIRQYPNQKYKFIYSVMSDKDYIGSISILDEAAHAIFFTELPIPRSAKAKELASHSKHPSVVVNENWKELVAKEMEKLQKDELLIVTGSIFFIAEVRKFLKAKERSL